accgtaacaccctgtatatagcctccacattgactctgtaccggtaccccctgtatatagcctccacattgactctgtaccggtaccccctgtatatagcctccacattgactctgtaccggtaccccctgtatatagcctccacattgactctgtaccgtaatcccctgtatatagcctccacattgactctgtaccggtaccccctgtatatagcctccacattgactctgtaccggtaccccctgtatatagcctccacattgactctgtaccgtaataccctgtatatagcctccacattgactctgtaccgtaataccctgtatatagcctccacattgactctgtacggtaataccctgtatatagcctccacattgactctgtaccgtagtacccctgtatatagcctccacattgactctgtaccgtaataccctgtatatagcctccacattgactctgtaccggtaccccctgtatatagcctccacattgactctgtaccgtaacaccctgtatatagcctccacattgactctgtaccggtaccccctgtatatagcctccacattgactctgtaccggtaccccctgtatatagcctccacattgactctgtaccggtaccccctgtatatagcctccacattgactctgtaccgtaaccccctgtatatagcctccacattgactctgtaccggtaccccctgtatatagcctccacattgactctgtaacggtaccccctgtatatagcctccacattgactctgtaccggtaccccctgtatatagcctccacattgactctgtaatggtaccccctgtatatagcctccacattgactctgtaccggtaccccctgtatatagcctccacattgactctgtaatggtaccccctgtatatagcctccacattgactctgtaccggtaccccctgtatatagcctccacattgactctgtaatggtaccccctgtatatagcctccacattgactctgtaccggtaccccctgtatatagcctccacattgactctgtaatggtaccccctgtatatagcctccacattgactctgtaccggtaccccctgtatatagcctccacattgactctgtaccggtaccccctgtatatagcctccacattgactctgtaccggtaccgcctgtatatagccttgttattgttattttattgtgttactttttataattttttttactttagtttatttggtaaatattttcttaaactcttcttgaactgcactgttggttaagggcttgtaagtaaacatttcacggtaaagtttaCACttattgtattcggtgcatgtgacaaataaagtttgatttgaaagaCTGGCCAAAACGCAGTGGTTTTAAGACGGGCCGGAATGCATTTAATAAATCGGTCAAAGTATTTATTAtctgtttatttggatcccccaTTAGCTGTTACTTCCTGGGTTCCAATGTTATTGTTCAAGTCAACCTCCAAGAGTTGCTATATATTTCACATATCTTCTTTTCCCAGGCCCTGTTCCTTGTTAACAACAAGATCTCTAAGATCCATCCCAAAGCATTCCGTAACATGGATCGGCTACAGCTGTTGTACCTATCCTACAACCAGTTGACACAGATACCTGCCAATCTACCCAGGAACATCCTGGAGCTGCGTATCCACGACAACAAGATCAGCAACATCCAGAAAGAGGCCTTCAAAGGGCTCAAGTCTGTGCACGTTCTAGgtaatgtcagttaagaacaaattcttatttacaatggttaCCTGGTAACCTATTGGCTGAGAACAACAGTGATACACTATTCCTTATGTGGCAGCCCAATGCCACTCGGGGTCAACCGTAGTGCACAATGTgaagagtaaaaaaataaataaaaaggcttGTCATTTGAGGCAGAATGAATCTAGGGTTATTAATGATCGCCATCTGTACGAGTTCATGAAAGACGTGTGTTCAAAGCGTCATACAAGGCTAAACTCCCctgtatgtgttttttttttttttctgaccAGAGATGAGTGCTAATCCGTTAGCTAACAACGGGATCGAGCTGGGAGCATTCGACGGCATGGAAACCCTGTACATCAGGATCGCGGAGGCCAAGCTCACAGCTGTACCTAAAGGTAAATCTACCAATAACAAGCCAAGCTCACAGCTGATACCCGATACATGCTGGACATCTTGAATACTGAAGACATTCAATACTACCCCACATTTAATTAAATCTGACATTTCCGGGTGACTTTATTCCATGTGCATATTTAGAACCGCTTCATTGAATTTCTCATGAAAGTTCGTGGTACTTAATGTTTACATgcagtataataataataataataataataataataatatttgaaTCATCTACTGAatgtctaataaatcactgtgtgtttatttcatgaaaataaatccTATATTTCGTATCAATTATTTCCCCGAGCCTCCAGTCTGATCGCGTTGATCAAAAAAAATGTTGATACAAatctaaatatactgctcaaaaaaataaagggaacacttaaacaacacaatgtaactccaagtcaatcacacttctgtgaaatcaaactgtccacttaggaagcaacactgattgacaattcatttcacatgttgttgtgcaaatggaatagacaacaggtgtaaattataggcaataagcaagacacccccaataaaggagtggttctgcaggtggggaccacagaccacttctcagttcctatgcttcctggctgatgttttggtcacttttgaatgctggcggtgctttcactctagtggtagcatgagacggtgtctacaacccacacaagtggctcaggtagtgcagctcatccaggatggcacatcaatgcgagctgtggcaagaaggtttgctgtgtctgtcagcgtagtgtccagagcatggaggcgctaccaggagacaggccagtacatcaggagacgtggaggaggccgtaggagggcaacaacccagcagcaggaccgctacctccgcctttgtgcaaggaggagcaggagaagcactgccagagccctgcaaaatgacctccagcaggccacaaatgtgcatgtgtctgctcaaacggtcagaaacagactccacgagggtggtatgagggtccgacgtccacaggtgggggttgtgcttacagcccaacaccgtgcaggacgtttggcatttgccagagaacaccaagattggcaaattcgccactggcgccctgtgctcttcacagatgaaagcaggttcacactgagcacacgtgacagacgtgacagagtctggagacgccgtggagaacgttctgctgcctgcaacatcctccagcatgaccggtttggcggtgggtcagtcatggtgtggggtggcatttctttggggggccgcacagccctccatgtgctcaccagcggtagcctgactgtcattaggtaccgagatgagatcctcagaccccttgtgagaccatatgctggtgcggttggccctgggttcctcctaatgcaagacaaggctagacctcatgtggctggagtgtgtcagcagttcctgcaagaggaaggcattgatgctatggactgcccgttccccagacctgaatccaattgagcacatctgggacatcatgtctcgctgcagccaccaacgccacgttgcaccacagactgtccaggagttggcggatgctttagtccaggtctgggaggagatccctcaggagaccatccgccacctcatcaggagcatgcccaggcgttgtagggaggtcatacaggcacgtggaggccacacacactactgagcctcattttgacttgttttaaggacattacgtcaaagttggatcagcctgtagtgtggttttccactttaattttgagtgtgactccaaatccagacctccatgggttgataaattggatttccattgattatttttgtgtgattttgttgtcaggacattcaactatgtaaagaaaaaagtatttaataagattatttatttcattcagatctaggatgtgttgtttaagtgttccctttatttttttgagcagtgtatatttacatacacagccctgattgATGGATAGGATCGTCTTGACTCTAGAGCAGATCTGTGCAATtccagtcctcaggggcctgatttgtgtcacccccccccccccatcaccagCAAACACACATTTAAACTAACTGTATTTTGTAACTGAACTAACATGATTAGTTGGTTATTGGGAGTCATGTGTGTTAGCTGGGGTAaatgtgtgacaccaatcaggcaccttgaggactggagttgcccaggcctgCTCTAGAGCTTACCTCAAAGTAGGAGGATACATATGCAAATAAAAGATCATTGGTCATTGGTCAAAAATAATCAGatcagattgtgatgtcatgCTCTGGGCCAaaaaaaactccatcccacctgaacaggTTGAAATTACAGGAGTTTtattccccccacccccccaaaaaaaaagcttTAAGTGTACTGCGCATCGTAATCTGACAGTGATTTCCTGTTTTTTCAGACCTCCCATCTTCACTCACAGAGCTCCACTTGGATTATAACAAGATCACCAAAGTAGAAATTGAGGACTTTTTCagatataaaaaaatacaaaggTAAAAACACTACTgagatgtaaatgtataaaacactactgagatgtaaatgtataaaacactactgagatgtaaatgtataaaacactactgagatgtaaatgtataaaacactactgagatgtaaatgtataaaacactactgagatgtaaatgtataaaacacTACTGAGATGTAATGTGTAAAAACACTACTgagatgtaaatgtataaaacacTACTGAGATGTAATGTGTAAAAACACTACTgagatgtaaatgtataaaacactactgagatgtaaatgtataaaacacTACTGAGATGTAATGTGTAAAAACACTACTgagatgtaaatgtataaaacacTACTGAGATGTACATGTATAAAACACTACTgagatgtaaatgtataaaacactactgagatgtaaatgtataaaacactactgagatgtaaatgtataaaacactactgagatgtaaatgtataaaacactactgagatgtaaatgtataaaacacTACTGAGATGTAAATGTGTAAAAACACTACTgagatgtaaatgtataaaacacTACTGAGATGTAATGTGTAAAAACACTACTgagatgtaaatgtataaaacactactgagatgtaaatgtataaaacacTACTGAGATGTAATGTGTAAAAACACTACTgagatgtaaatgtataaaacacTACTGAGATGTACATGTATAAAACACTACTgagatgtaaatgtataaaacactactgagatgtaaatgtataaaacactactgagatgtaaatgtataaaacactactgagatgtaaatgtataaaacactactgagatgtaaatgtataaaacacTACTGAGATGTAATGTGTAAAAACACTACTgagatgtaaatgtataaaacactactgagatgtaaatgtataaaacactactgagatgtaaatgtataaaacactactgagatgtaaatgtataaaacacTACTGAGATGTAATGTGTAAAAACACTACTgagatgtaaatgtataaaacactactgagatgtaaatgtataaaacactactgagatgtaaatgtataaaacactactgagatgtaaatgtataaaacactactgagatgtaaatgtataaaacactactgagatgtaaatgtataaaacactactgagatgtaaatgtataaaacactactgagatgtaaatgtataaaacacTACTGAGATGTAATGTGTAAAAACACTACTgagatgtaaatgtataaaacacTACTGAGATGTAATGTGTAAAAACACTACTgagatgtaaatgtataaaacacTACTGAGATGTAATGTGTAAAAACACTACTGAGATGTAAATGTGTAAAAACACAAACTACACCTATAAGTTAGATTCTGTATCTGAAAGCTtacttttacactactgctactctctgttcatcacatatgcatagtcactttcaccatatctacatgtacatactacctcaatcagcctgactaaccggtgtctgtatgtagcctcgctacttttatagcctcgctactgtttatagcctgtctttttactgttgttttatttctttacttacctattgttcacctaataccttttttgcactattggttagagcctgtaagtcagcatttcactgtaaggtctactacacctgttgtattcagcatttcactgtaaggtctactacacctgttgtattcagcatttcactgtgaggtctactacacctgttgtattcagcatttactGTAGGTCTACACCTTTGTATTCAGCatgtcactgtaaggtctactacacctgttgtattcagcatttcactgtaaggtctactacacctgttgtattcagcatttcactgtgaggtctactacacctgttgtattcagcatttcactgtaaggtctactacacctgttgtattcagcatttcactgtgaggtctactacacctgttgtattcagcatttcactgtggggtctactacacctgttgtattcagcatttcactgtgaggtctactacacctgttgtattcagcatttcactgtaaggtctactacacctgttgtattcagcatttcactgtgaggtctactacacctgttgtattcagcatttcactgtaaggtctactacacctgttgtattcagcatttcactgtgaggtctaatacactgtaaggtctactacacctgttgtattcagcatttcactgtaaggtctactacacctgttgtattcagcatttcactgtaaggtctactacacctgttgtattcggcgcacgtgacaaataaactttgatttgatatttacAGATTAGGACTGGGCTTCAATCAAATCAAGTTTGTTGAGAATGGAAGCTTTGCCAGTATACCCAACGTCCGCGAAATCCACCTTGATAACAACAAACTAAAGAAGGTCCCGCCTGGTCTAAACTCACTTCGTTATCTACAGGTAAGATACGGTTAGTCACCTGTGGGGAATTCCGACAATAACTTGAAACAGTTTTTACTACTGATTTGTGTGCTCAGCATTGTTGTGTTGTTTTACAGTCATACCATTCTGCTATAACACGGGTCAAACACATTCCACTGAGGGCAGAGTGTCTGatgggttttcgctcctcccttgttcttgattgattaattaaggtcactaattagtaaggaactctcctcacctggttgtctaggtctcagtaaggaactctcctcacctggttgtctaggtctcagtaaggaactctcctcacctggttgtctaggtctcagtaaggaactcccctcacctggttgtctaggtctcagtaaggaactctcctcacctggttgtctaggtctcagtaaggaactcccctcacctggttgtctaggtctcagtaaggaactcccctcacctggttgtctaggtctcagtaaggacctcccctcacctggttgtctaggtctcagtaaggaactcccctcacctggttgtctaggtctcagtaaggaactcccctcacctggttgtctaggtctcagtaaggacctcccctcacctggttgtctaggactcaataaggaactctcctcacctggttgtctaggtctcagtaaggaactcccctcacctggttgtctaggtgtcagtaaggaactcccctcacctggttgtctaggtctcagtaaggaactctcctcacctggttgtctaggtctcccctcacctggttgtctaggtctcagtaaggaactcccctcacctggttgtctaggtctcccctcacctggttgtctaggtctcagtaaggaactcccctcacctggttgtctaggtctcccctcacctggttgtctaggtctcagtaaggaactcccctcacctggttgtctaggtctcagtaaggaactcccctcacctggttgtctaggtctcagtaaggaactctcctcacctggttgtctaggtctcagtaaggaactcccctcacctggttgtctaggtctcagtaaggaactcccctcacctggttgtctaggtctcagtaaggaactctcctcacctggttgtctaggtctcagtaaggaactcccctcacctggttgcctaggtctcagtaaggaactcccctcacctggtcgtctaggtctcagtaaggaactcccctcacctggttgtctaggtctcagtaaggaactaccctcacctggttgtctaggtcttagtaaggaactctcctcacctggttgtctaggtctcccctcacctggttgtctatgtctcagtaaggaactcccctcacctggttgtctaggtctcagtaaggaactctcctcacctggttgtctaggtctcagtaaggaactcccctcacctggttgtctaggtctctcctcacctggttgtctaggtctcagtaaggacctcccctcacctggttgtctcaataaggaactcccctcacctggttgtctagggctcagtaaggaactcccctcacctggttgtctaggtctcagtaaggaactctcctcacctggttgtctaggtctcagtaaggacctcccctcacctggttgtccaggtcttaattgaaaggaaaaacaacaaaaaaacgaaaactaaatatatatatatatatatatataaacagttTGACATCCCTGTGCTACGATAATATAGGCTACAAATTCCTAAATATCTTCAAGTATGATTGCTTCTATGATACTAGCTATGTGGGAATCTTTAAGACATTCACAAATAGCCAGACAGAGTATCCGAGTAGCAATGGGACTGAACTTAACCTCTATTTACCTCAGATTACCTCAGCACGCTACATAAACCTAAACTTGAGACCAACAGGTGGTGTAATTGActaattgattgattaattgcctGGCGGTGTAATTGACTAATTGATTGATTGCCTGGCGGTGTAATTGACTAATTGATTTATTCATTGCCTGGCGGTATAATTGACTAATTGATTGATTGCCTGGCGGTGTAATTGCctaattgattgattaattgcctGGCGGTGTAATTGACTAATTGATTGATTCCTTGCCTGGCGGTGTAATTGACTAATTGATTGATGAATCGGTCCCTATTTCCCCAGGTGGTGTAATTGACTAATTGATTAATTGCCTGGCGGTGTAATTGACTAATTGATTAATTGCCTGGCGGTGTAATTGACTAATTGATTGATGAATCGGTCCCTATTCCCCCAGGTGGTGTAATTGACTAATTGATTGATGAATCGGTCCCTATGCCCCCAGGTGCTGTAATTGACTAATTGATTGATGAATCGGTCCCTATTCCCCCAGGTGGTGTAATTGACTAATTGATTGATGAATCGGTCCCTATTCCCCCAGGTGGTGTAATTGACTAATTTATTAATTGCCTGGCGGTGTAATTGACTAATTGATTAATTGCCTGGCGGTGTAATTGACAAATTGATTGATGAATCGGTCCCTATTCCCCCAGGTGGTGTAATTGACTAATTGA
The sequence above is drawn from the Salmo salar chromosome ssa22, Ssal_v3.1, whole genome shotgun sequence genome and encodes:
- the aspn gene encoding asporin, whose product is MRGFLLLCLLALGHAKPYQPINVLDFMRDHEIMMQDADDDDDDDDNSLTDCPFGCQCSLRVVQCSDLGLLSVPENIPADTLMIDLQNNDITEVKEDDFKGINKIYALFLVNNKISKIHPKAFRNMDRLQLLYLSYNQLTQIPANLPRNILELRIHDNKISNIQKEAFKGLKSVHVLEMSANPLANNGIELGAFDGMETLYIRIAEAKLTAVPKDLPSSLTELHLDYNKITKVEIEDFFRYKKIQRLGLGFNQIKFVENGSFASIPNVREIHLDNNKLKKVPPGLNSLRYLQVVYLHANSISSVGVNDFCPVRSSVKKTLYTGISLFSNLVKYWDVQPATFRCVSGHRGVHLGNNRRK